A single genomic interval of Shewanella psychropiezotolerans harbors:
- the mutM gene encoding bifunctional DNA-formamidopyrimidine glycosylase/DNA-(apurinic or apyrimidinic site) lyase, translating to MPELPEVEVTRQGITPHLVDQEVIGLVVRNASLRWPVPQIAQQIVGQVIRNVRRRAKYLLIDTDAGTTIVHLGMSGSLRIVPRSTPVEKHDHIDLELASGKILRFNDPRRFGAWLWCELPEEAHPLLSKLGPEPLKDDFTPKYLFDSLQNKKKAIKLCLMDNHIVVGVGNIYANEALFAAGIHPQTEAGRLDIERLTILVTEVKLILASAIKQGGTTLKDFTNADGKPGYFAQKLHVYGRGGDTCTQCGNLLSEIKLGQRATVFCGICQHK from the coding sequence ATGCCCGAACTGCCCGAAGTTGAAGTTACCCGCCAAGGAATCACTCCACATCTTGTCGATCAGGAAGTCATCGGCTTAGTGGTACGTAATGCCAGCCTGCGCTGGCCAGTGCCTCAGATAGCCCAGCAGATAGTCGGTCAGGTGATACGTAATGTGCGTCGCCGGGCTAAATACCTGCTTATCGACACTGACGCCGGCACCACGATTGTCCACTTAGGCATGTCAGGCAGCTTACGCATAGTGCCAAGAAGTACTCCAGTGGAGAAGCATGATCATATCGATCTCGAGCTTGCCAGCGGTAAGATACTCAGGTTCAACGACCCCCGTCGTTTCGGTGCCTGGCTCTGGTGTGAACTGCCAGAAGAAGCCCATCCACTGTTATCAAAATTAGGGCCTGAGCCGCTCAAAGATGACTTTACCCCCAAGTATTTGTTTGATTCGCTACAGAACAAGAAAAAAGCGATCAAGCTCTGCCTGATGGATAATCATATCGTGGTTGGTGTAGGTAATATTTACGCCAACGAGGCGCTATTTGCGGCGGGGATCCATCCACAGACCGAAGCAGGAAGACTAGACATCGAACGCCTGACTATCTTAGTCACCGAAGTTAAGTTGATACTCGCTAGTGCCATCAAACAAGGTGGCACGACGTTAAAAGACTTCACTAATGCCGACGGTAAGCCTGGTTATTTTGCCCAGAAACTGCATGTCTATGGTCGCGGCGGCGACACCTGCACCCAATGCGGCAATCTACTCAGTGAGATAAAATTAGGCCAACGGGCAACGGTATTTTGTGGCATCTGCCAGCACAAATAA
- the moaA gene encoding GTP 3',8-cyclase MoaA: MSLMVDTFGRKVEYLRLSVTDRCDFRCVYCMSEDPCFLEREQVLSLEELAWVGQAFTELGVSKIRLTGGEPLVRSDCDKLVKQLGALPGLSELSMTTNGSRLTKFAEKMRDSGLSRLNISLDTLKPELFTELTRNGKVERVIAGIDAAKAAGFKRIKINAVILRGQNDDEVLDLIEFCRDRELDIAFIEEMPLGIIDERKKSRHCSSDEVKSIISKRYQLSVSNKRTGGPARYYTMPGSSIHVGFISPHSNNFCHECNRVRVTVEGRLLLCLGNEHSVDLKVIVREFPGDIEKLKAAILDAIKLKPKEHIFDVEGEVQILRFMNATGG; this comes from the coding sequence ATGAGTTTGATGGTCGATACCTTTGGTCGCAAGGTGGAATACTTGCGCCTTTCTGTCACCGACAGATGTGATTTCCGTTGCGTCTACTGTATGAGTGAAGACCCTTGCTTTCTAGAGCGAGAGCAGGTGCTTAGTCTTGAAGAACTGGCATGGGTTGGGCAAGCATTTACCGAACTCGGCGTCAGCAAGATCCGCCTCACAGGTGGCGAGCCCCTAGTTCGTAGCGACTGCGACAAACTGGTCAAGCAACTCGGTGCACTGCCAGGCTTGTCAGAATTGTCGATGACTACCAATGGCTCTCGGCTAACTAAGTTTGCCGAAAAGATGCGAGATTCAGGCTTAAGCAGGCTCAATATAAGCCTGGATACCCTCAAGCCTGAACTGTTTACCGAGCTCACCCGCAATGGCAAGGTCGAGCGAGTCATCGCGGGTATTGATGCCGCCAAGGCCGCCGGATTTAAGCGTATCAAGATCAATGCAGTGATCCTCCGCGGTCAGAATGACGATGAGGTGTTAGACCTTATCGAGTTTTGTCGCGATCGTGAGCTGGATATCGCCTTCATCGAAGAGATGCCACTGGGCATTATCGATGAGCGTAAGAAGAGCCGTCACTGCAGCAGCGACGAGGTCAAATCGATTATCTCCAAACGCTATCAACTCAGCGTCTCCAATAAACGCACCGGTGGCCCGGCGCGTTACTACACTATGCCCGGCAGCTCGATCCATGTTGGCTTCATCTCGCCCCATAGCAATAACTTCTGCCATGAGTGTAACCGAGTACGTGTCACCGTCGAGGGGCGCTTACTGCTCTGTCTCGGCAATGAACACTCGGTGGATCTCAAGGTCATAGTGCGTGAGTTTCCCGGCGACATAGAGAAGTTAAAAGCCGCGATCTTGGATGCGATTAAGCTCAAACCCAAGGAGCATATATTTGATGTGGAAGGCGAAGTGCAGATACTGAGATTCATGAATGCGACCGGTGGCTGA
- a CDS encoding bifunctional molybdopterin-guanine dinucleotide biosynthesis adaptor protein MobB/molybdopterin molybdotransferase MoeA codes for MSIPFTNPLSIPVLGFCAYSGTGKTTLLKKLIPELNSRGVKLAVIKHAHHNFDVDIPGKDSFEMRKAGARQMLVASHVRWALMTEDAVEGDPQLPHLLQQIEQDKVDIVLVEGFKKLELPKIELHRAAHGKPFIHTQDDNIQAIACCADTQVPGELHRLDINDVAQIADFVIEYIGKWQVSPAPLPLAPSSGCEFGMSETLSVRQGVDNILSFVKPITDTERLALDDLSGRVLAEDAISPVDVPQNTNSAMDGYAFKLSEPRLERYSIVVDVMAGHHYKGTLQDGEAVRIMTGAPLPAGADTIQAKELANEQGTNVSFQGEITLGQHVRLAGEDIAKGKTALAAHKRMQAPEQGMLASLGFGQLPVFRRPKVAVFSTGDEVCQPGEPLKQNCIYDSNRFTIKSMVRKLGCEVIDLGIIHDSEDALAEALQQAAMDADMVISSGGVSVGDADFIKLALDRVGKINFWRINMRPGRPLAFGQIGDSLFFGLPGNPVAVMVSFIQFVQPALRKLAGEKNWQPSLVPAIADCKMRSREGRTEFIRGVYHLDQDGRLHVTTTGAQGSGMLSSMVKGNCLIIIGEQDDQLNSGDTVYIQPFADLL; via the coding sequence ATGAGCATCCCTTTTACCAATCCGCTATCGATCCCTGTACTCGGATTTTGTGCCTATAGCGGCACAGGAAAAACCACCCTACTCAAGAAACTCATTCCTGAGTTAAATAGTCGTGGGGTTAAGTTAGCGGTGATTAAACACGCCCACCATAACTTCGATGTGGATATTCCGGGAAAGGACAGCTTCGAGATGCGCAAAGCGGGTGCTCGCCAGATGTTAGTCGCCTCCCATGTACGCTGGGCTCTTATGACCGAAGATGCGGTCGAAGGAGATCCTCAGCTGCCACATCTGTTGCAACAAATAGAACAAGATAAGGTCGACATTGTTTTAGTCGAAGGCTTCAAGAAGCTTGAGTTACCCAAGATCGAACTACACAGAGCCGCCCACGGCAAACCCTTTATTCATACTCAAGATGATAATATCCAGGCTATCGCCTGTTGTGCAGACACCCAAGTCCCTGGTGAATTGCACCGTTTGGATATCAACGATGTCGCTCAGATAGCCGACTTTGTTATCGAATATATCGGCAAGTGGCAAGTATCTCCAGCCCCTCTACCACTAGCTCCCTCTTCTGGCTGTGAATTTGGGATGAGTGAGACACTCTCCGTCAGACAAGGCGTAGATAATATTCTCTCGTTTGTAAAGCCAATCACCGACACCGAGCGGTTAGCATTAGATGATCTTAGCGGCCGCGTACTCGCCGAAGATGCAATTTCTCCCGTAGATGTACCGCAGAATACCAACTCGGCTATGGATGGCTATGCATTCAAGCTCTCCGAGCCTAGGCTCGAGCGCTACAGCATAGTCGTCGACGTGATGGCCGGACATCATTATAAAGGCACGCTGCAGGACGGCGAAGCCGTACGCATCATGACAGGTGCACCCTTGCCCGCTGGCGCCGACACCATACAGGCCAAGGAGCTTGCTAATGAACAAGGCACAAATGTCAGCTTCCAGGGAGAAATAACCTTGGGCCAGCATGTGCGTTTAGCCGGAGAAGATATCGCTAAAGGCAAGACAGCACTGGCAGCCCATAAGCGTATGCAGGCGCCGGAGCAAGGCATGTTGGCATCCTTAGGATTCGGTCAGCTGCCGGTATTTAGACGCCCTAAGGTGGCCGTGTTTTCCACCGGTGATGAAGTCTGCCAACCCGGCGAGCCATTAAAACAGAACTGTATCTACGACTCTAACCGTTTCACCATCAAGTCCATGGTGCGTAAACTAGGTTGTGAGGTTATCGATTTAGGCATCATTCACGACTCAGAAGATGCTCTCGCCGAAGCACTGCAACAGGCCGCCATGGATGCGGATATGGTCATAAGCTCAGGCGGCGTATCGGTCGGCGATGCCGACTTCATCAAGCTTGCCTTAGATCGAGTCGGTAAAATTAACTTCTGGCGTATCAATATGCGTCCGGGACGACCGCTGGCCTTCGGTCAGATTGGCGACAGTTTATTCTTCGGCTTACCGGGTAATCCGGTTGCAGTCATGGTCTCCTTCATCCAATTCGTGCAACCGGCTCTACGTAAGCTAGCCGGTGAGAAAAACTGGCAGCCTAGCCTAGTTCCCGCGATTGCCGATTGCAAAATGCGCAGCCGTGAGGGACGCACAGAATTTATCCGCGGCGTCTACCACTTAGATCAGGATGGCAGGTTACACGTGACCACAACAGGCGCACAGGGCTCTGGGATGTTGAGCTCTATGGTTAAAGGCAATTGTCTTATCATCATAGGTGAGCAAGATGATCAGTTAAACTCTGGTGATACCGTTTATATTCAACCCTTTGCTGATCTTCTGTAA
- the mobA gene encoding molybdenum cofactor guanylyltransferase MobA, giving the protein MSLQIDAVILAGGMARRMGGNDKGLVELNAQPMIKHTIDRIKPQVKGILINANRNQTRYAEFGFPVISDEDTGYLGPLAGMITAMGNTQADYLLIVPCDCPLLPTDLVSRMLTQVESQGAELAVASDGKREQPVVLLLKPSLRDSMKAFLDAGERKIDFWYAKHHCVVTDFSDQPNAFVNVNTPEQKQQLAEAIAK; this is encoded by the coding sequence ATGTCATTGCAAATTGATGCCGTGATCTTAGCCGGCGGGATGGCTAGACGCATGGGTGGAAACGATAAAGGCTTAGTCGAGCTAAATGCACAACCTATGATAAAACATACAATCGATCGGATAAAACCTCAAGTTAAGGGGATCCTGATCAACGCAAACCGTAATCAAACCCGTTATGCTGAGTTTGGTTTCCCTGTCATCAGCGATGAAGATACAGGTTACTTAGGTCCACTAGCGGGAATGATCACCGCCATGGGAAATACCCAGGCAGATTACTTGTTGATCGTACCTTGTGACTGTCCCTTGCTACCAACCGATCTTGTGTCACGCATGCTGACACAAGTAGAGAGCCAAGGTGCCGAGTTAGCTGTTGCCAGTGACGGTAAGAGAGAGCAACCCGTGGTCTTGTTGCTCAAGCCCAGTTTAAGAGACTCAATGAAAGCCTTCTTAGATGCTGGCGAACGAAAAATAGATTTTTGGTACGCAAAACATCACTGTGTTGTCACTGATTTTTCAGATCAACCCAATGCCTTTGTTAACGTAAATACGCCAGAACAAAAACAACAACTTGCTGAGGCAATTGCCAAATAA
- a CDS encoding energy-coupling factor ABC transporter ATP-binding protein, which yields MANLIAQNIEMCFDERQLFTIDRVQLSEGNTIYLQGDNGSGKTTLMKLLAGLLKPSRGTITAEGFAPLPWWRSNPLLGKAVYLHQHPYLFDGSVEYNLRFPHTFSDMTARELNQRTLAAIEMAQLTHLCKQTASSLSGGEKQRLAIARAWIMRPKLLLLDEPTSNMDKYSQQLVLTMISELQEFGTGMLISSHQACVLTSLCNQTWIIKDQTIISSGAAVNPANTAPINIQDSQYVIAN from the coding sequence ATGGCCAACTTGATAGCGCAAAATATCGAGATGTGCTTCGATGAAAGACAGCTATTCACTATTGACAGAGTACAACTGTCAGAGGGAAACACCATATACCTACAGGGTGATAACGGCAGTGGCAAGACCACCTTAATGAAACTGCTCGCTGGCTTGTTGAAGCCAAGCCGCGGTACTATTACTGCCGAAGGTTTTGCCCCACTGCCATGGTGGCGTTCCAATCCTCTGCTAGGTAAGGCGGTTTACTTGCATCAACACCCTTACCTGTTCGATGGTAGCGTTGAATATAACCTACGCTTCCCACATACATTCAGCGATATGACAGCCAGAGAGCTCAATCAACGCACTCTTGCCGCGATCGAGATGGCCCAGCTAACGCATCTGTGTAAACAGACTGCCTCCAGCCTATCCGGCGGCGAGAAGCAGAGGCTCGCCATCGCCAGAGCCTGGATAATGCGACCCAAGTTATTACTGTTAGATGAACCCACTTCTAACATGGATAAATATTCTCAACAGCTGGTGCTCACTATGATCAGTGAACTGCAAGAGTTTGGTACAGGCATGTTGATCAGTAGCCATCAGGCTTGCGTGCTGACCAGCTTATGTAATCAAACCTGGATTATAAAAGATCAGACGATAATATCGTCGGGCGCCGCTGTTAATCCAGCGAATACAGCTCCAATAAACATACAGGACTCTCAATATGTCATTGCAAATTGA
- a CDS encoding ABC transporter permease → MNEGWLALLQQALSLLFSLDPEVWSIVSVSFSVSFAALLITLLPSMILGFVLAFGRFPGRWFITNLIQTLQSIPTVVIGLLVYLMLTRMGPLGDLRWLFTQKGMILGQILICAPVLVAMSQAAFTSVDRRAWETSRTLGASWLRSIWTLCRELKVPLLMAIVAGFSRILTEVGCSMMVGGNIADVTRNIPTAIALETSKGDFAQAIALGLVLLILSLVLNFTLGILRGKAEPRSH, encoded by the coding sequence ATGAATGAAGGCTGGTTAGCCCTTTTACAGCAGGCCTTGAGCCTGCTGTTTTCATTGGACCCCGAAGTGTGGTCCATCGTCTCCGTCTCTTTTTCTGTATCTTTTGCAGCGTTATTGATCACCTTGCTGCCCTCTATGATACTAGGATTTGTGCTGGCTTTCGGACGCTTTCCCGGTCGCTGGTTTATCACCAATCTCATTCAAACTCTGCAATCTATCCCCACAGTGGTCATAGGTTTACTCGTCTATTTGATGCTAACCCGTATGGGGCCTCTGGGTGATCTTAGGTGGTTGTTCACTCAAAAAGGCATGATCTTAGGCCAGATACTCATCTGTGCTCCGGTTTTGGTGGCCATGAGCCAAGCCGCCTTTACCAGTGTTGACCGCAGAGCCTGGGAAACTTCCCGCACCTTAGGCGCCTCCTGGCTTAGATCTATCTGGACCTTGTGCAGAGAGTTGAAAGTTCCCTTGCTGATGGCCATTGTGGCAGGCTTCAGTCGTATCTTGACCGAGGTAGGTTGTTCCATGATGGTGGGCGGTAATATTGCCGACGTGACTCGCAATATCCCCACCGCTATCGCATTGGAAACCAGTAAGGGGGATTTTGCCCAGGCGATAGCCTTAGGTTTAGTCTTGCTCATACTCTCTCTGGTGCTTAACTTCACCTTAGGTATTCTCAGAGGCAAAGCCGAACCGAGGAGCCACTAA
- a CDS encoding substrate-binding domain-containing protein — protein MLNLKSIFSIALAATLITGMPAHAEEIIKLATTTSTENSGLLKNLLPKFEAESGYQVQVIATGTGKALKLARQGDVDVIMTHAPAAEAKFVDEGYGLLPRGIMMNDFVILGPKNDPANIRSSKTVEQAFAKIAESGELFISRGDNSGTNMKELIIWNNAQVDPSFEGYKSVGQGMGKTLLMANELQGYTLSDRGTFVAYKAKLDMTIDFDGGQALANPYQIMLINPAKYPDLNHKGARALSDWLIGAEAQGMINSYTVKGEQLFKATYSE, from the coding sequence ATGTTAAACCTAAAATCTATCTTCAGTATTGCATTAGCCGCGACGTTAATAACGGGCATGCCAGCCCACGCCGAAGAGATAATAAAATTAGCCACCACCACCAGCACCGAAAACTCTGGTTTATTGAAAAATTTACTGCCAAAATTTGAAGCCGAGTCAGGTTACCAGGTGCAGGTCATTGCAACTGGTACAGGCAAGGCATTAAAGCTCGCTCGCCAAGGCGATGTCGATGTCATCATGACTCATGCCCCCGCCGCCGAAGCAAAATTTGTCGATGAAGGCTATGGTCTGCTCCCTCGCGGCATCATGATGAACGACTTTGTGATCTTGGGCCCTAAAAATGACCCGGCAAACATACGTAGCAGTAAGACAGTTGAACAGGCATTTGCTAAAATAGCCGAGTCAGGTGAGCTGTTTATCTCTCGTGGGGATAATTCAGGCACTAACATGAAAGAGTTGATCATCTGGAACAATGCCCAAGTAGATCCCTCTTTCGAAGGATATAAGTCAGTAGGTCAAGGCATGGGTAAGACCTTACTCATGGCTAATGAATTACAAGGTTATACTCTGTCAGACCGAGGTACTTTCGTGGCTTATAAGGCCAAGTTGGATATGACAATCGATTTCGATGGCGGACAAGCATTAGCTAACCCATATCAGATCATGCTGATAAATCCAGCTAAATACCCAGATCTTAACCACAAAGGCGCGAGAGCCCTAAGTGATTGGTTGATCGGTGCCGAAGCTCAAGGCATGATCAATAGTTATACCGTTAAAGGTGAGCAACTATTTAAGGCAACTTATAGCGAATGA
- a CDS encoding sigma-54-dependent transcriptional regulator, which yields MSQLKKDSKPLPSAVSVLIVDDEPGMRSFLKKALSKKFALVETAASVEDAEQLRSRCHFDLLIVDIRLPGRSGIEWHEALDDQERRSDIIFMTGYADMDVAIKALRAGASDFIMKPFHLEQMMKAVDRCIERRLLKRENLMLRREVSIGQSSTIIGSSDAMQEVKHVIERVAPTNAVILIEGESGTGKELVARQLHLLSGRQGPFVAVNCGAIAPDLLESELFGHSAGAFTGAKGSREGLFSFASGGTLFLDEIGEMPLKMQTALLRVLEQRTIRPVGSEKEINIDVRVLAATNRRLAEEVEQGNFRRDLYYRINVLDIVIPPLRERPEDVVELTHHFTLQLAAELGVKEVVWSHEDMLKLQQYSWPGNIRELRNMIERCILLGKPPAEYWKQQPKSESSNESGYPLDWSLKEVEKHHVMQVVDIHQGNKSAAARDLGVSRKTLDRKYKEWFSTHKEEEN from the coding sequence ATGAGCCAATTAAAGAAAGATTCCAAACCACTTCCCTCTGCGGTGTCTGTGCTGATTGTAGATGATGAGCCGGGAATGCGTAGTTTCCTGAAAAAAGCCTTATCCAAGAAGTTTGCCTTAGTGGAGACGGCCGCGAGCGTCGAAGACGCCGAACAGCTGAGAAGTCGTTGTCACTTTGATCTGCTCATTGTCGATATACGCTTACCAGGGCGCTCAGGCATCGAATGGCATGAGGCACTCGATGATCAGGAGCGTCGCTCAGATATCATCTTTATGACAGGCTATGCCGATATGGATGTCGCCATTAAGGCGCTGCGAGCCGGCGCTTCCGATTTTATCATGAAGCCATTTCACTTAGAGCAGATGATGAAGGCGGTCGACCGCTGCATAGAGAGGCGTCTACTCAAGCGTGAAAATTTGATGCTGCGTCGGGAAGTCTCTATCGGTCAATCTTCTACCATAATAGGTAGCAGCGATGCCATGCAAGAAGTTAAACACGTGATCGAGCGTGTCGCACCAACCAATGCGGTGATCTTGATTGAGGGAGAATCCGGCACCGGTAAAGAGCTGGTGGCCAGGCAGCTTCATCTCCTCAGTGGTAGACAGGGGCCCTTCGTGGCGGTGAATTGTGGCGCTATCGCTCCAGACCTGTTGGAGAGTGAGCTTTTTGGTCATTCGGCCGGTGCTTTTACCGGTGCTAAGGGCAGTCGCGAGGGCTTATTTAGTTTCGCCTCTGGCGGGACATTGTTCCTCGATGAAATTGGTGAGATGCCACTCAAGATGCAGACGGCCCTATTAAGGGTTCTGGAGCAGAGAACGATACGTCCCGTAGGCAGTGAGAAAGAGATTAATATCGATGTCAGGGTGCTAGCGGCGACGAACAGAAGGCTGGCGGAAGAGGTTGAACAAGGTAACTTCAGACGAGATCTTTATTACCGTATCAATGTATTAGATATTGTCATCCCTCCTTTGCGAGAACGGCCCGAAGATGTGGTCGAACTGACTCATCATTTTACCTTGCAGCTGGCGGCCGAGCTCGGGGTCAAGGAGGTAGTTTGGAGCCATGAAGACATGCTTAAATTACAGCAATATAGCTGGCCCGGTAATATTCGTGAGCTGCGCAATATGATCGAGCGTTGCATCTTATTAGGTAAGCCGCCGGCAGAATATTGGAAGCAGCAGCCTAAGAGTGAATCGTCAAACGAATCGGGCTACCCTCTGGACTGGAGCCTAAAGGAAGTAGAGAAGCACCATGTGATGCAAGTTGTTGATATACATCAGGGCAATAAATCTGCCGCCGCCAGAGACCTAGGGGTGTCGCGAAAGACCTTAGATCGCAAGTATAAAGAGTGGTTCAGTACACATAAAGAAGAGGAAAATTAA
- a CDS encoding sensor histidine kinase, translating to MSFFPRVFGVNWKQMQAKVRYRILILTLLPILLTLVSLVFITIYWNISYTGKQLFMKVKADLTVASNTLVSVQKSQEKQLELVMNSWKFQNEFRQFDTRQDDSRQRIDVFLEAQKRKLDLDFLSLVSVSEAAADPDLRLMLPKVKGSDAYSGMMVLGPNRLARIDPDLVAAANIILVETPRSQKLTKTVEDRGLLSRSLLPIPDASGNIAWYLDGGILFNRDTRIVDHIRDLVYDKGTLPERSIGTVTIFLDNIRISTNVPLHFFPKDGETEGRALGSLVSEEVKQQVLSQGLLWVDRAFVFNDWFISAYSPLVDIQGNRIGMIYTGFSESPFIHNYLLNIIELGTILMLVLLVSGLLVYRGAYSLLQPIERIHHVVKAVQSGRNLRIGSLGLERDNELSNLAEQFDRMLDLLQRRNSQIQAASELLEDKVEERTRSLQEKTEELQNNVALLNETRQQLVTNEKLTALGELTAGIAHEINNPTAVILGNMELLKSELGDNADIVEEEIDLVIQQVGRISTIIHSLLQYSRPGEFNAPLEMHQLTPIIEEMLVLVRHSIQEQEVILNQELNASYPIEVNRPQLLQVLINLVVNAAHAMDEQGRIWIRTYDWVYMDEPIGVKIEIEDEGKGIPQEQLSRIFDPFYTTRKDGTGLGLSLSYGIIKRIGGTIEVSSTVGKGTLFTIGLYHKAKEERTDTPYEGLHFNGT from the coding sequence GTGTCTTTTTTCCCTCGGGTATTCGGTGTTAATTGGAAGCAGATGCAAGCTAAGGTACGCTATCGAATTCTTATTCTAACTCTGTTACCTATATTATTGACCTTAGTCAGTTTAGTGTTTATCACTATCTACTGGAATATCAGTTATACTGGTAAGCAGTTGTTTATGAAGGTTAAGGCTGACCTCACGGTTGCTAGTAATACCTTGGTTTCGGTGCAGAAGAGTCAAGAGAAACAGCTAGAGTTAGTGATGAATTCCTGGAAGTTCCAGAATGAGTTCAGGCAGTTTGACACCAGACAAGATGACTCCCGTCAGCGGATAGATGTCTTCCTGGAGGCACAAAAACGAAAATTGGATTTGGATTTCCTCAGTTTGGTCAGTGTATCTGAAGCCGCTGCAGATCCGGATCTTCGCTTGATGTTGCCTAAGGTTAAGGGGAGTGATGCCTATTCTGGCATGATGGTATTGGGTCCAAATCGACTTGCCAGAATTGACCCTGATCTGGTTGCGGCTGCCAATATTATTTTGGTTGAAACTCCCAGATCTCAGAAGCTTACTAAGACGGTTGAAGATAGGGGCTTACTCAGCCGTAGCTTGTTACCTATTCCTGACGCTAGTGGCAATATCGCCTGGTATCTGGATGGTGGCATTCTATTTAACCGCGATACTCGCATAGTCGATCATATTCGTGATCTGGTTTATGACAAAGGTACCTTGCCTGAGCGCTCTATAGGCACAGTGACCATCTTCCTCGATAATATTCGAATCAGTACCAATGTCCCCTTACATTTCTTTCCTAAGGATGGCGAAACCGAGGGACGCGCTTTGGGCAGCCTGGTATCGGAAGAGGTGAAACAGCAAGTATTGTCCCAGGGCCTGCTCTGGGTCGACCGAGCCTTCGTGTTTAATGATTGGTTTATCTCGGCATATTCACCATTGGTAGATATTCAGGGTAACCGCATCGGCATGATTTATACCGGTTTCTCAGAATCGCCGTTTATTCATAATTATCTGCTGAATATCATAGAGTTGGGGACTATCTTAATGTTGGTTCTCTTGGTGTCTGGACTCTTAGTCTATCGCGGCGCTTACAGCTTGCTGCAGCCGATAGAGCGAATTCACCATGTGGTTAAAGCGGTCCAGTCCGGGCGTAATTTGCGCATCGGCTCTTTGGGCTTAGAGCGGGATAATGAACTCTCTAACTTAGCCGAACAGTTTGATCGTATGTTAGACCTGCTGCAGCGTAGAAATTCGCAGATCCAGGCGGCATCAGAGCTATTAGAGGATAAAGTCGAGGAGCGTACCCGTAGCTTGCAAGAGAAGACCGAAGAGCTGCAGAACAACGTGGCACTATTAAACGAGACTCGACAGCAGCTGGTTACTAACGAAAAATTGACTGCCTTAGGCGAACTGACCGCCGGGATAGCACACGAGATTAACAATCCGACAGCGGTGATCTTAGGCAATATGGAGCTGCTTAAGTCTGAACTCGGTGATAATGCAGACATAGTCGAGGAAGAGATAGATCTGGTTATTCAGCAGGTCGGACGTATTAGTACCATTATTCATAGTCTATTACAGTACAGTCGCCCCGGAGAGTTCAATGCGCCGCTGGAGATGCATCAACTGACCCCTATCATCGAAGAGATGTTGGTGTTGGTGAGGCATTCGATTCAGGAGCAGGAAGTTATCTTGAACCAAGAACTCAATGCCAGTTATCCCATTGAGGTGAACCGGCCTCAGCTGCTACAAGTTTTGATTAATCTGGTGGTTAATGCAGCCCATGCTATGGATGAGCAGGGACGGATCTGGATCAGGACCTATGATTGGGTTTATATGGATGAACCTATCGGCGTCAAGATAGAGATTGAAGATGAAGGCAAGGGGATACCTCAGGAGCAACTGAGCCGAATTTTCGATCCCTTCTATACCACTCGAAAGGACGGTACAGGTTTAGGCTTATCTCTAAGCTACGGCATCATCAAACGTATTGGCGGCACTATCGAGGTGAGTTCTACAGTGGGCAAGGGTACCTTGTTCACCATAGGTTTATATCATAAGGCTAAAGAGGAGCGGACAGATACGCCATATGAAGGGCTACACTTCAATGGCACGTAA